One segment of Leptospirillum ferrooxidans C2-3 DNA contains the following:
- the galT gene encoding galactose-1-phosphate uridylyltransferase — MPELRKDPIIGRWVIIATSRGLRPKDYQAEKVRYLYQSCPLCPGQEEKTPPEVLAYRQSGSLPNTPGWTLRVVPNKFPALEVEGTLDREGVGLYDRMNGIGAHEVVIETPEHKKALSKFTEKEFENLLWAYRDRILDLRKDTRFRYIMIFKNYGEAAGASLEHSHSQLIALPIIPTAVVEELVGAKSHYEEKERCIFCDIIRQELSDGSRIVQENQEFLAITPFAPKFPFEVWILPKKHASSFDQGQKSQYEALSRIFLDVLRRLNVALKDPPYNFILHSSPLQERAEDYYHWHFEIMPTLTRVAGFEWGTGFYINPTPPEDAARFLREIDLTIESEEIP, encoded by the coding sequence AGGTCTGAGGCCAAAGGACTATCAGGCAGAGAAGGTCCGTTATCTCTACCAGTCCTGCCCGCTTTGTCCGGGACAGGAGGAAAAGACACCACCGGAAGTCCTTGCCTACCGGCAGTCCGGTTCTCTTCCCAATACACCGGGATGGACGCTTCGCGTCGTTCCCAACAAGTTTCCCGCACTTGAGGTGGAGGGAACCCTCGACCGCGAAGGGGTGGGTCTCTACGACCGTATGAATGGAATCGGCGCCCACGAAGTGGTTATCGAAACCCCTGAGCACAAGAAAGCCCTCTCGAAATTTACCGAAAAAGAATTCGAAAATCTTTTATGGGCCTACCGTGACCGCATTCTTGATCTCAGGAAGGACACCCGATTTCGATACATCATGATCTTTAAAAACTATGGAGAGGCGGCGGGAGCGTCCCTTGAGCACAGCCACAGCCAGCTGATCGCCCTTCCCATTATCCCCACCGCCGTCGTGGAGGAGCTTGTCGGAGCCAAGTCCCACTACGAGGAAAAAGAACGATGCATTTTCTGCGATATCATCCGGCAGGAGCTTTCCGACGGCAGCCGGATTGTCCAGGAAAATCAGGAGTTTCTGGCCATCACTCCCTTTGCCCCGAAGTTCCCGTTCGAAGTCTGGATATTGCCCAAAAAGCATGCGTCCTCCTTCGATCAGGGACAGAAAAGCCAGTATGAAGCCCTGTCCAGGATTTTTCTCGATGTTCTCAGAAGACTCAACGTCGCACTGAAGGATCCGCCCTATAATTTTATTCTCCATAGCTCACCCTTGCAGGAACGGGCCGAGGACTATTACCACTGGCACTTTGAGATCATGCCCACGTTGACCAGGGTGGCAGGGTTCGAGTGGGGAACGGGTTTCTATATCAACCCGACCCCTCCCGAGGATGCCGCCCGATTTTTAAGAGAAATCGATCTCACAATCGAATCGGAAGAGATTCCCTGA
- a CDS encoding class II fructose-bisphosphate aldolase translates to MSTGESLAAWQKSLSSVCLFNGSLPQITDLATFRKQFLPGVVSDLLFHESQEARKSAFDVIRAALLKQRGYSASIEPLYRAFARGEESGFTVPAINIRGLTFETARTVFRAMKRINGGPVIFELAKSEIGYSYQRPREYAGLIMAAAVSEEISGPVFIQGDHYQANAKKFKSDPQSEIAELKGLILESLEAGYGNIDLDASTLVTLEPDSLIEQQRENGRVTALLADVIRRTPHSKMGGMEIPVSIGGEIGEVGKENSSPEELAAFMTVFEEERKRLCTPGPGISKISVQTGTSHGGVPNADGSIAEVALDFGTLEKLSALARKNYQMGGAVQHGASTLPESLFDRFPKVGTLEIHLATGFQNLILDHPLFPKDLTQKMHEHLKEHFKSEWKSGETEAQFLYKNRKRVFGPFKKELSSLPPSILSGIMKDLEERFVVIFEKLGLQGTAPLLTRHFPSEGNSP, encoded by the coding sequence ATGTCCACCGGGGAATCCCTTGCCGCCTGGCAAAAATCCCTTTCATCCGTCTGTCTGTTTAACGGGAGTCTTCCCCAAATCACCGATCTTGCGACCTTTCGGAAGCAATTTCTTCCCGGTGTGGTTTCGGATCTTCTGTTCCACGAGAGCCAGGAGGCAAGGAAATCCGCTTTCGACGTGATCAGGGCGGCGCTTTTGAAACAGCGGGGCTACTCCGCTTCGATCGAACCCCTCTACCGGGCCTTCGCCAGGGGGGAAGAGTCAGGGTTCACCGTTCCCGCCATCAATATTCGCGGACTGACCTTTGAGACCGCGCGAACGGTCTTTCGGGCAATGAAAAGGATCAATGGGGGACCGGTGATCTTCGAGCTTGCCAAGAGCGAAATTGGATATTCCTACCAGAGACCACGGGAATATGCCGGGCTGATCATGGCCGCCGCCGTTTCAGAGGAGATCTCCGGACCCGTTTTTATCCAGGGGGACCACTACCAGGCCAATGCCAAAAAGTTCAAGTCCGACCCTCAATCCGAGATCGCCGAGCTCAAGGGACTGATCCTGGAATCGCTGGAAGCGGGATACGGCAATATCGACCTCGACGCATCGACGCTTGTGACTCTTGAACCCGACTCCTTAATCGAGCAGCAACGGGAAAACGGACGGGTGACGGCTCTGTTGGCAGACGTCATCCGCCGGACCCCGCATTCCAAAATGGGGGGAATGGAAATCCCTGTGTCGATCGGCGGGGAAATTGGCGAAGTCGGAAAGGAAAATTCAAGCCCTGAAGAGCTTGCCGCCTTCATGACGGTCTTTGAGGAGGAGCGCAAAAGACTTTGCACCCCGGGGCCGGGAATTTCAAAAATCAGCGTGCAGACCGGCACCTCCCACGGTGGCGTACCCAATGCCGACGGATCGATTGCCGAAGTGGCGCTGGATTTTGGAACTCTGGAAAAACTCTCGGCGCTTGCCCGGAAAAACTACCAGATGGGCGGAGCCGTCCAGCACGGAGCCTCCACCCTGCCGGAATCCCTTTTCGACCGTTTTCCCAAGGTCGGAACACTTGAGATCCATCTTGCCACGGGTTTCCAGAATCTGATTCTGGATCATCCCCTGTTTCCCAAAGATCTCACACAGAAAATGCACGAGCACCTGAAAGAACATTTCAAGTCGGAATGGAAGTCCGGAGAAACCGAAGCCCAGTTCCTTTACAAAAACCGAAAGAGAGTCTTTGGTCCCTTCAAGAAGGAACTGTCCTCACTGCCACCGTCGATTCTCTCCGGAATCATGAAAGACCTTGAGGAACGGTTTGTCGTGATCTTTGAAAAACTCGGACTTCAGGGAACCGCCCCGCTTCTCACCCGCCACTTTCCGTCCGAAGGGAATTCGCCATGA
- a CDS encoding glycoside hydrolase family 57 protein gives MTKLLLVLHAHLPYVRHPEHPVFLEENWFFEGMIETYLPLLMMMDRLTGDHIPWGMTMTLSPPLLSMMEDPLLTERFGARLHLLTELSDREADRTRGGEYAGVAAFYQHRFHTLNRFWKEDLGGQILSGFRRHIQTGQLEAITCCATHGFLPLLSTTPESVKAQIRVGVSTHERILGVKPRGIWLAECGYFTGVDKILSEEGLQFFLMDTHGLLYANPFPQGEVYAPIKTPAGVYAFGRDPESSHLVWSAENGYPGDPLYRDFYRDIGYDLPYDLVAPYLHTDGPRGMTGLKYHRITGKTDQKEVYDPRLAKEKAGDHARDFMRRKEEQSRRLSSLANWSPTVVCPFDAELFGHWWFEGVDFIEGLFREATGSVVMTTPTKLLSGDFWVSDAQPEPSSWGVNGYNEVWINQTNDWIWPYLSEASREMTQAVRLWGKDPAFADVLAQMGRELLLAQSSDWPFLLTTGTAVEYAQYRISEHLFRFKTLRSMLENANVDRSIVEEYRGKSPLFPDLNPWVFA, from the coding sequence ATGACAAAACTCCTGCTCGTCCTTCATGCCCACCTGCCCTATGTCCGTCATCCGGAACATCCTGTTTTTCTGGAGGAGAACTGGTTTTTTGAGGGGATGATCGAAACCTATCTGCCCCTTCTCATGATGATGGACCGACTGACAGGGGATCATATCCCGTGGGGCATGACCATGACGCTCTCCCCGCCTCTTCTGTCGATGATGGAGGACCCTCTCCTGACCGAGCGGTTTGGAGCGAGACTCCATCTTCTGACAGAACTTTCGGACAGGGAGGCGGACAGGACCCGCGGGGGAGAATACGCAGGAGTCGCCGCTTTTTATCAACATCGTTTCCATACGTTGAACCGCTTCTGGAAAGAGGATCTTGGCGGGCAGATCCTGTCGGGATTCAGACGGCATATTCAAACCGGACAACTCGAAGCCATCACATGCTGCGCAACCCATGGATTTCTCCCGCTTCTCTCAACGACTCCAGAGTCTGTGAAAGCCCAGATCCGGGTCGGCGTCTCGACCCACGAGCGCATTCTCGGGGTCAAACCCCGGGGGATCTGGCTTGCCGAGTGCGGATACTTTACCGGAGTGGACAAGATCCTCTCCGAAGAAGGTCTCCAGTTTTTTCTCATGGATACCCATGGCCTTCTTTATGCCAACCCCTTCCCGCAAGGTGAGGTGTATGCCCCTATAAAGACACCCGCCGGTGTCTATGCCTTCGGCCGGGACCCTGAATCCTCCCATCTGGTCTGGAGTGCCGAGAATGGCTATCCGGGAGATCCGTTGTACCGTGATTTTTACCGGGATATCGGATACGACCTTCCTTATGATCTGGTTGCCCCCTACCTGCATACCGACGGTCCCCGCGGCATGACCGGACTCAAATACCACCGCATCACGGGAAAAACCGATCAGAAAGAGGTTTACGATCCGCGATTGGCCAAAGAGAAGGCCGGTGATCATGCCCGGGATTTCATGCGGAGAAAGGAAGAGCAATCCCGAAGGCTCTCAAGTCTCGCAAACTGGTCGCCCACAGTGGTCTGTCCCTTTGACGCGGAGCTTTTTGGACATTGGTGGTTCGAAGGGGTCGACTTTATCGAGGGGCTCTTCCGGGAGGCCACCGGTTCTGTGGTCATGACGACACCGACCAAACTTCTTTCCGGAGACTTCTGGGTCTCCGATGCACAGCCGGAGCCTTCTTCCTGGGGTGTCAACGGATATAATGAAGTCTGGATCAATCAAACCAATGACTGGATCTGGCCCTATCTCTCGGAAGCCTCAAGGGAGATGACTCAGGCTGTTCGGCTCTGGGGAAAAGATCCCGCCTTCGCGGATGTCCTCGCTCAAATGGGCCGCGAACTCCTGCTGGCACAAAGCTCCGACTGGCCTTTTCTTCTGACGACAGGCACAGCGGTGGAATATGCCCAATACCGGATTTCTGAACATCTTTTCCGTTTTAAAACCCTTCGCTCCATGCTGGAAAATGCGAACGTGGACCGGTCTATTGTGGAGGAATATCGGGGAAAAAGTCCCCTGTTCCCCGATCTCAATCCCTGGGTGTTCGCTTAG